A DNA window from Selenomonas sp. oral taxon 126 contains the following coding sequences:
- a CDS encoding ankyrin repeat domain-containing protein, whose translation MKAFMTATMTAAVLAAGGAFLPSAEAAGVFFADAPVVSPAVTEPTAAPGTRPVIYIPGQITTPYIDRDLTTDENMFFLAIEKADYNTMQLMLDKGVDINAYYRRKDTTPLGRAMYMNNRTTIQFLLERGADVQGYVFDRGENHTHSYLVAAADKGDLALVQYLHNWGADINGLSWSYGYGFYNALFTLGTSSDDLNVMRYLIAQGINVNYVTSNGGTTPLTYFAQMYISAGERQNILKMLLDAGADPAVRDASGKTAVDYCIARNDLDSARFLQTYVRQ comes from the coding sequence ATGAAAGCATTCATGACAGCAACGATGACGGCGGCTGTCCTTGCCGCAGGCGGTGCATTTTTGCCGTCGGCAGAGGCTGCGGGCGTATTCTTTGCGGATGCACCCGTTGTTTCACCCGCCGTGACAGAGCCCACGGCTGCGCCCGGCACGCGCCCTGTAATCTACATCCCGGGGCAGATCACGACGCCGTACATTGACCGCGACCTCACGACAGATGAGAATATGTTCTTTCTCGCCATCGAGAAGGCGGATTACAATACGATGCAGCTGATGCTCGACAAGGGCGTCGATATCAACGCCTACTACAGGAGAAAGGACACGACACCTCTTGGACGTGCGATGTACATGAACAATCGCACGACAATCCAGTTCCTTCTCGAGCGCGGCGCAGATGTGCAGGGCTATGTCTTCGATCGCGGAGAAAACCACACGCACTCCTATCTCGTGGCAGCAGCGGATAAGGGCGATCTCGCGCTCGTCCAATATCTGCACAACTGGGGGGCGGATATCAATGGGCTTTCGTGGAGCTATGGTTACGGCTTTTACAACGCACTCTTTACCCTCGGTACATCGTCCGATGATCTCAATGTCATGCGCTATCTGATCGCACAGGGCATCAATGTGAATTATGTGACAAGCAACGGCGGTACAACGCCGCTCACCTACTTTGCACAGATGTATATTTCGGCGGGTGAGCGTCAAAATATCCTCAAAATGCTGCTCGATGCGGGCGCAGATCCTGCGGTTCGTGATGCGTCGGGCAAGACGGCGGTGGACTACTGCATCGCCCGCAACGATCTTGACAGCGCGCGCTTCCTCCAGACATACGTTAGGCAGTAA